From Natronocella acetinitrilica, a single genomic window includes:
- a CDS encoding DUF2802 domain-containing protein, producing the protein MTLALIVALFAACLGIYAVFRAEDAGRRQAKLLEQLRQSQQRLAENQQTAAAGAVAQGDQLVRLEQDLRRLKDQLTTVASRETGEEAFNQAIRMARRGSSREDIMASCGLSLVEADLVLLLHREG; encoded by the coding sequence ATGACGCTTGCCCTGATTGTCGCCCTGTTTGCCGCCTGCCTGGGCATCTACGCCGTTTTCCGCGCAGAAGACGCGGGCCGTCGACAGGCGAAGCTGCTCGAGCAGTTGCGCCAGTCCCAGCAGCGGTTGGCAGAGAACCAGCAGACTGCCGCCGCCGGGGCTGTGGCTCAGGGCGATCAACTGGTGCGCCTGGAGCAGGATCTGCGGCGGTTGAAGGATCAGCTCACCACCGTGGCCTCCCGGGAGACCGGTGAGGAGGCCTTCAATCAGGCGATCCGCATGGCGCGTCGTGGTTCGTCCCGGGAAGACATCATGGCAAGTTGCGGGCTCAGCCTGGTGGAAGCCGACCTGGTGCTGCTGCTGCACCGCGAGGGCTGA
- a CDS encoding chemotaxis protein CheW codes for MAAQERSEAGTAVGQWVTFSLGDETYGIDVMRVQEVLPMSEIAPVPGAPSYVLGIINLRGNVVTVIDTRMRFGLGSRESDDAARIVVIETGDQVAGILVDSVAEVINVDPTEVDTAPNVGNEESSRYIHGVVSRGQDLLILVDVNRLLTSEEWHEVATL; via the coding sequence ATGGCAGCGCAGGAACGCAGTGAAGCTGGAACGGCGGTGGGTCAGTGGGTGACCTTTTCGTTGGGGGATGAGACCTACGGCATCGACGTGATGCGGGTGCAGGAAGTGCTGCCCATGTCCGAGATTGCGCCGGTGCCGGGGGCACCGTCTTATGTGCTCGGCATCATCAATCTGCGGGGCAATGTGGTGACGGTGATCGATACCCGCATGCGCTTTGGTCTGGGCTCCCGGGAGTCCGACGATGCAGCCCGTATCGTCGTCATCGAGACCGGCGATCAGGTGGCCGGCATACTCGTCGACAGTGTCGCCGAGGTCATCAATGTCGATCCGACGGAGGTGGACACGGCGCCAAATGTGGGCAACGAAGAGTCTTCACGGTATATCCACGGCGTGGTCAGCCGCGGCCAGGATCTGCTGATCCTGGTGGACGTCAACCGCCTGCTGACCAGCGAGGAATGGCACGAAGTTGCGACGCTGTGA
- a CDS encoding EscU/YscU/HrcU family type III secretion system export apparatus switch protein: MSEHDPPTGTRLAVALEYDGSGAPRVTAKGIGDLAEEIIALAQAHDVPVDNDRALARLLSTLELDEEIPEALYRVVAEVLAFAYLIRASREEHDEEQPGE, translated from the coding sequence ATGAGCGAGCATGATCCACCGACGGGCACCCGGCTCGCCGTGGCCCTGGAGTATGACGGCAGCGGGGCCCCCCGAGTCACCGCCAAGGGCATCGGCGATCTGGCGGAGGAAATCATCGCGCTGGCGCAGGCCCATGACGTGCCCGTGGACAACGACCGCGCGCTGGCCAGATTACTGTCGACACTGGAACTGGACGAGGAGATTCCCGAGGCGCTTTATCGAGTGGTTGCGGAAGTCCTGGCGTTTGCCTACCTGATCCGGGCAAGCCGGGAAGAACACGATGAGGAGCAGCCAGGGGAGTGA